In Aminivibrio sp., the following are encoded in one genomic region:
- a CDS encoding IclR family transcriptional regulator — MRRKENPRQLLQSVIRAFRIAEMLAEEGELGVTEIDGRLGIDKSTAYRILATLREMGYVRQNPLNSKYSNTPKFSLLGGAAPDMQQIRERARPALRSLSEKVGEAVNLGCLDGTDIVYLERIQCDETIQVNLPVGRRMPAYCSALGKAILAFLPAETVKKLFSGTSFVPYTERTVKSLNMLMEELETIRTDRFARDMEESHPGLSCLAAPVFHASGKVTAGISVSFPSFRHPDMEKAESTIVPLLLDAAESISGELGYSGRNREHDHPGGQPVPERKRQEE, encoded by the coding sequence GTGAGAAGGAAAGAAAATCCGCGGCAGTTGCTCCAGTCCGTCATCAGGGCGTTCCGGATTGCCGAGATGCTGGCCGAAGAGGGAGAACTCGGAGTCACCGAGATCGACGGCCGCCTCGGCATCGACAAGAGCACAGCCTATCGGATTCTCGCGACCCTGCGGGAAATGGGCTATGTGCGGCAGAACCCCCTGAACAGCAAGTACTCGAATACGCCGAAGTTCTCCCTTCTCGGGGGAGCCGCTCCGGATATGCAGCAGATCAGGGAGCGGGCCCGGCCGGCGCTGCGCTCCCTGTCCGAAAAGGTGGGCGAAGCCGTGAATCTCGGCTGTCTTGACGGGACCGACATCGTGTATCTGGAAAGGATCCAGTGCGACGAGACGATCCAGGTGAATCTTCCGGTGGGCCGGAGGATGCCCGCCTACTGTTCGGCCCTCGGGAAGGCGATCCTTGCCTTTCTGCCGGCGGAAACCGTGAAAAAGCTCTTCTCCGGCACGTCCTTCGTGCCGTACACGGAGCGGACGGTGAAATCGCTGAATATGCTGATGGAGGAACTCGAAACGATCCGGACGGACCGCTTTGCCCGGGACATGGAGGAATCCCACCCGGGACTTTCCTGTCTTGCGGCCCCGGTCTTCCATGCCTCGGGGAAGGTCACCGCGGGCATCAGCGTTTCCTTTCCATCCTTCCGGCATCCCGACATGGAGAAAGCCGAAAGTACCATCGTCCCCCTCCTTCTGGACGCAGCGGAAAGCATCAGCGGGGAACTGGGATACAGCGGACGGAACCGGGAACACGACCATCCGGGCGGACAACCGGTCCCGGAGAGAAAACGACAGGAGGAATGA
- a CDS encoding TRAP transporter substrate-binding protein: MRNRNLGTLFVAAAFVASVFAVGFISPALAAEGKVYQWKFQSHHTPGSLAIESVIKPFIERVEKMSGGRLKMSLHYAGELVDYAEVDKALQANMIQIANTSSLFFRGAIPMGWVTAPNMPPFVTRSNDEFNELFHHRGIDQLVAEALAERGIKYLGCHSVGNTYFWSKKPINSLEDLKGFKIRFFGSMSDFVEHFGASPVMLPHPETYMAIAMGTLDGSGTAWWLYRDLKLYEVCKYFIGPAFQVPQGMELWASKKAWDELPADLQAIVETAAEVFNTNFMDAVTMEEREMFNKSFKEWGTTYTEFSPEEVVRITEEFSLPYLDKIAEEQGKKDPRVIKAVEIIKQFMKDYGYIK, from the coding sequence ATGAGGAACAGAAACCTAGGTACGTTGTTCGTGGCCGCAGCATTTGTCGCAAGCGTTTTTGCAGTCGGTTTTATTTCACCCGCCCTTGCCGCGGAGGGAAAGGTGTATCAGTGGAAATTCCAGAGCCATCATACCCCCGGTTCCCTTGCAATCGAATCCGTAATCAAGCCGTTTATCGAAAGAGTGGAAAAAATGTCGGGCGGCAGGCTGAAAATGAGCCTGCACTATGCGGGAGAACTTGTTGATTATGCTGAAGTAGACAAGGCCCTCCAGGCGAACATGATCCAGATAGCCAATACAAGTTCCCTCTTCTTCAGGGGAGCTATCCCCATGGGGTGGGTAACGGCGCCCAACATGCCGCCCTTTGTCACCCGGTCCAACGACGAGTTCAACGAGCTGTTCCATCACAGGGGAATTGACCAGCTGGTGGCAGAAGCCCTTGCTGAGCGGGGCATCAAGTACCTCGGATGCCACAGCGTGGGCAACACCTATTTCTGGAGCAAAAAGCCCATCAATTCACTGGAAGACCTCAAGGGATTCAAAATCCGTTTCTTCGGTTCCATGTCCGATTTCGTGGAGCACTTCGGCGCCTCTCCCGTCATGCTTCCCCATCCTGAGACCTACATGGCCATCGCCATGGGCACTCTCGACGGCAGCGGCACCGCCTGGTGGCTCTACCGCGACCTGAAGCTCTACGAGGTCTGCAAGTATTTCATCGGCCCCGCCTTCCAGGTACCCCAGGGTATGGAGCTGTGGGCATCCAAGAAAGCATGGGATGAGCTGCCTGCGGATCTTCAGGCAATCGTCGAGACTGCGGCTGAAGTCTTCAACACGAATTTCATGGACGCCGTGACCATGGAGGAAAGGGAAATGTTCAACAAATCCTTCAAGGAGTGGGGAACCACCTACACCGAATTCAGCCCCGAAGAAGTGGTCAGGATTACCGAGGAATTCAGCCTTCCCTACCTCGACAAGATCGCCGAAGAGCAGGGAAAGAAGGACCCGAGGGTCATCAAGGCCGTCGAGATAATCAAGCAGTTCATGAAGGACTACGGCTATATCAAATAA
- a CDS encoding TRAP transporter small permease subunit: MQFLRGFIRCVDAAIDFIGKAASFLIYPTMLVLVYEVVMRYYFTRPTIWAHETSCMLYGAHFIIGGSYALQKGAFVNVEAFYMRFSRRTQAILDLFTWTMFYVFVGVLLWESLPWAWESFLVREFSDSTWGPYVWPVKMSIPFASFLMLLQGMTKTIKDAYLVVTGRELLVAPDAGAAAGN; this comes from the coding sequence TTGCAGTTTTTAAGAGGTTTCATTCGATGTGTCGACGCCGCGATTGACTTTATCGGCAAGGCCGCGAGCTTTCTTATTTATCCGACCATGCTCGTGCTGGTGTACGAGGTTGTCATGCGCTATTATTTTACCCGACCGACCATTTGGGCTCACGAGACGTCCTGCATGCTCTACGGCGCACACTTTATAATCGGGGGATCGTATGCCCTGCAAAAGGGCGCCTTTGTCAACGTCGAAGCTTTTTATATGCGGTTTTCACGACGGACGCAGGCGATCCTTGATCTTTTTACCTGGACCATGTTCTATGTTTTTGTGGGTGTATTGCTCTGGGAGAGCCTTCCATGGGCATGGGAAAGCTTCTTGGTCCGTGAATTCTCCGACAGCACGTGGGGACCCTATGTCTGGCCCGTCAAGATGAGTATCCCTTTTGCATCTTTTCTGATGCTTCTCCAGGGAATGACCAAGACAATCAAGGACGCGTACCTGGTCGTAACGGGGCGAGAGCTCCTGGTCGCGCCGGATGCCGGCGCTGCCGCCGGGAACTGA
- a CDS encoding TRAP transporter large permease subunit: MSIEMISVLLFGSMLLLLALGLPVAFVLGGLAVVFTGVFWGPESLFIILARTFSMMSTTTLVAAPLFVLMAVVLERSGVAEDLYEMMYRWSGGIKGGLAVGTVLACTLIAAMSGIASTGVVMMGVMALPAMLKRGYDKRIATGCILAGGVLGPLIPPSIALVLYGTMAQVSIGALFAGGMAAGMLCSLLIIGYILIRCHLNPKLGPAIPVEERADWNAKISSLKGVILPLLLITAVLGSIYSGIATPTEAAAVGALGAFVCSALHRRLTWDLIKNVAYTTIQVQGFMMWILFAAQGFAAVYMGLGASRMVVNLVQTYQVGWWTMLIGIQVVWFLLGCVIDAWSILMITLPIILPLLPLYGFDPLWLGVLYAVNTQTGYLTPPFGTMLFMMKGIAPKEVSMTDIYYSIVPFVATQLFCLVLCIMFPRIVTWLPDLLFK, encoded by the coding sequence ATGAGTATTGAAATGATTTCCGTTCTGCTTTTCGGCAGCATGCTCCTTCTGCTCGCCTTGGGGCTTCCCGTCGCGTTTGTCCTCGGAGGCCTCGCAGTGGTTTTTACCGGTGTTTTCTGGGGGCCGGAGTCTCTGTTCATCATTCTTGCCAGAACTTTTTCCATGATGTCCACCACGACCCTCGTGGCGGCGCCCCTTTTCGTCCTCATGGCCGTGGTGCTTGAACGTTCCGGCGTGGCGGAAGACCTCTACGAAATGATGTACCGGTGGTCCGGGGGCATCAAGGGAGGGCTGGCGGTGGGAACCGTCCTTGCCTGTACCCTGATCGCCGCCATGTCAGGCATTGCCTCCACAGGAGTCGTCATGATGGGCGTCATGGCTCTCCCGGCAATGCTGAAGAGGGGGTACGACAAGAGAATCGCCACAGGCTGCATCCTGGCCGGAGGCGTCCTTGGGCCCCTGATTCCTCCGAGCATCGCCCTGGTGCTATACGGCACCATGGCCCAGGTCTCCATAGGCGCCCTCTTTGCCGGAGGGATGGCTGCGGGAATGCTCTGTTCCCTGCTGATCATCGGCTACATTTTGATCAGGTGCCACCTCAATCCGAAACTGGGCCCGGCCATTCCCGTGGAAGAACGGGCCGACTGGAACGCGAAGATATCCTCCCTCAAGGGAGTCATCCTTCCCCTTCTCCTTATCACCGCTGTTTTGGGCTCCATCTACAGCGGCATCGCCACCCCGACGGAAGCGGCCGCGGTCGGAGCCCTGGGCGCGTTCGTCTGCAGCGCACTTCACAGGCGGCTGACCTGGGACCTGATCAAAAACGTGGCCTATACCACCATACAGGTCCAGGGGTTCATGATGTGGATCCTCTTTGCCGCCCAGGGGTTCGCGGCCGTCTACATGGGCCTTGGAGCCTCCAGGATGGTCGTCAACCTGGTCCAGACTTACCAGGTAGGCTGGTGGACCATGCTGATCGGCATACAGGTCGTATGGTTCCTGCTCGGGTGCGTGATCGACGCCTGGAGTATCCTCATGATAACCCTTCCCATCATTCTTCCGCTCCTGCCTTTGTATGGCTTCGATCCCCTGTGGCTGGGGGTGCTGTACGCCGTGAACACCCAGACAGGGTACCTGACGCCTCCCTTCGGCACCATGCTGTTCATGATGAAGGGCATCGCTCCGAAGGAAGTTTCCATGACCGACATTTATTATTCCATCGTGCCGTTCGTGGCGACTCAGCTTTTCTGCCTGGTGCTGTGCATCATGTTCCCCAGGATTGTTACCTGGCTTCCCGATCTGCTTTTCAAATAA